Proteins found in one Labrenzia sp. VG12 genomic segment:
- a CDS encoding 16S rRNA (uracil(1498)-N(3))-methyltransferase has product MAKYEFNMQRLFLRHILADGARIEADRGQANYLLNVLRLKDGDYVLVFNGSDGEWLAKISSNGRRDCALQLMERTREQTSRNDLMYLFAPLKHARLDYMVQKAVEMGAGSLKPVMTQHTQASRINLERMEANVIEAAEQCGVLSVPEVLAPQPLNDVLDVWTEAQPGRKLLFCDEAEGTDNPLLTLAQLKEAGPQPLAVLIGPEGGFSEDERNRLRELEFVTPIPLGPRILRADTAAVAALAVIQATVGDWR; this is encoded by the coding sequence ATGGCCAAATATGAGTTCAACATGCAGCGACTGTTCTTGAGACATATCCTTGCAGATGGGGCGCGCATCGAAGCCGACCGGGGTCAGGCGAACTACCTGCTGAATGTGTTGCGCCTGAAAGACGGCGATTATGTGCTGGTTTTCAACGGCAGTGACGGTGAATGGCTCGCCAAGATTTCCAGCAACGGCCGGCGCGACTGTGCCCTGCAGCTGATGGAGCGCACGCGCGAACAGACCAGCCGCAACGACCTGATGTACCTGTTCGCCCCGCTCAAGCATGCCAGGCTGGACTACATGGTGCAAAAGGCGGTGGAGATGGGGGCCGGCAGCCTGAAGCCGGTCATGACCCAGCACACGCAGGCCAGCCGCATCAATCTGGAGCGCATGGAAGCCAATGTGATCGAGGCCGCCGAACAGTGCGGTGTCCTGTCCGTCCCGGAAGTGCTCGCTCCGCAGCCCCTGAACGATGTGCTGGATGTCTGGACCGAAGCACAGCCCGGCCGGAAGCTTCTGTTCTGCGATGAGGCCGAAGGCACCGACAATCCGCTGTTGACCCTGGCGCAGTTGAAGGAAGCCGGGCCGCAGCCGCTCGCGGTTCTGATCGGACCGGAAGGCGGTTTTTCCGAAGACGAGAGGAACCGGCTGCGTGAGCTTGAGTTTGTCACGCCAATTCCGCTCGGACCTCGAATCCTGAGGGCGGACACGGCCGCGGTCGCCGCGCTGGCGGTCATTCAGGCGACGGTCGGCGACTGGAGGTAG
- a CDS encoding SulP family inorganic anion transporter: MPPSHVKSWCLAGVLPLTKTQVPREVLAGLTLAAIAIPEVMGYTKISGTPVVTGLYTLLVPMALFALFASSRHLVVGADSATAAILATSLVGMAATGSANYVALAGLLALMVGLLLLVASVARIGFMADFLSRTVLTGFLTGVGLQVALHSVGGMAGVHLPHASGLDDLAHLAEVLTRYNPADVAVSFGVLAVILGLKAVSKSIPGAIVALALAILASWVWDLKDKVAVVGSVPGGLPELALPKIDLSVSLLWQLGPTALAMLVVILAQSAATARAYATKYRDNHDESADLRGLGLANLGAGLTGTFVVNGSPTKSQMVESAGGRSQLSMLVTSGVVLLVLLFFTELLADLPEAALSALVFLIGVELIDLKGMAKIYRTRRPEFWVSLATVVVVVSAGVGPGIMLAIVLSLIVHTRHGYRPVNVLLAEEPTGLWQAKPLKTRAQAGECLMIYRFTHSMYYANADQMAAEIRDLTDSANGRLRFFCIDFSCVDDIDYTALETLRALEGELRDGNIELIFAHMLDDPDAAVRGQLIAAFGDSRVFATLAALTAHANRTGEPKTGPATP; this comes from the coding sequence TTGCCCCCCTCCCACGTGAAATCCTGGTGCCTTGCCGGCGTTCTGCCCCTGACAAAGACGCAGGTTCCCCGCGAAGTTCTTGCCGGCCTGACCCTGGCGGCCATCGCGATCCCGGAGGTGATGGGCTACACCAAGATTTCCGGCACACCCGTCGTCACCGGGCTCTATACGCTGCTGGTCCCCATGGCGCTGTTTGCGCTGTTCGCCTCCTCGCGCCACCTGGTGGTCGGGGCGGATTCGGCAACGGCCGCCATTCTGGCGACCAGCCTGGTCGGCATGGCAGCGACAGGATCGGCCAATTATGTCGCCCTAGCCGGGTTGCTGGCCCTGATGGTCGGGCTTCTTTTGCTTGTCGCAAGCGTTGCGCGGATCGGTTTCATGGCCGATTTCCTGTCACGGACCGTCCTGACGGGGTTCCTGACCGGAGTGGGTCTGCAAGTGGCACTGCATTCGGTGGGCGGCATGGCCGGCGTTCACCTCCCCCATGCCAGCGGCCTCGACGACCTGGCCCATCTGGCCGAGGTGCTCACCCGGTACAATCCGGCCGATGTCGCCGTCTCCTTCGGTGTTCTTGCCGTCATTCTCGGTCTGAAGGCCGTCTCGAAATCCATCCCAGGCGCCATTGTCGCGCTGGCGCTTGCCATTCTCGCCAGCTGGGTCTGGGACCTGAAGGACAAGGTCGCCGTTGTCGGGAGCGTCCCGGGAGGCCTGCCCGAACTGGCTCTGCCCAAGATCGATCTGTCCGTGTCACTGCTCTGGCAGCTTGGACCGACGGCCCTGGCGATGCTGGTGGTGATCCTGGCGCAAAGCGCCGCCACCGCGCGGGCCTACGCAACGAAATACCGTGACAACCACGACGAAAGCGCCGACTTGCGCGGGCTCGGTCTTGCCAATCTCGGTGCCGGTCTGACCGGAACATTTGTGGTCAACGGCAGTCCGACCAAGAGCCAGATGGTGGAAAGCGCCGGTGGACGGTCGCAGCTCTCGATGCTGGTGACGTCTGGCGTTGTCCTGCTGGTCTTGCTGTTCTTCACCGAGCTGCTCGCGGACCTTCCAGAAGCCGCCCTGTCCGCGCTGGTATTTCTGATCGGTGTCGAACTGATCGACTTGAAAGGCATGGCGAAGATCTACCGAACTCGCCGTCCGGAATTCTGGGTCTCGCTGGCAACTGTTGTCGTCGTGGTCAGTGCAGGTGTTGGCCCGGGCATCATGCTTGCCATTGTGCTGTCGCTGATCGTGCACACGCGTCACGGCTACCGGCCGGTCAATGTGTTGCTGGCAGAAGAACCAACGGGTCTCTGGCAGGCCAAACCCCTCAAGACCAGGGCACAAGCGGGCGAGTGCCTCATGATCTACCGTTTCACCCACTCCATGTATTATGCCAATGCCGACCAGATGGCGGCCGAGATCAGGGATCTCACGGACAGTGCAAACGGCCGGCTACGCTTCTTCTGTATCGATTTTTCCTGCGTGGATGACATCGACTACACGGCTCTGGAAACGCTGAGGGCATTGGAGGGCGAGCTCAGGGACGGGAACATCGAGCTGATTTTTGCTCATATGCTCGACGACCCCGACGCGGCAGTGCGCGGCCAGCTGATAGCGGCTTTCGGGGACAGCAGGGTCTTTGCGACCCTTGCGGCTCTGACGGCTCATGCCAACCGGACAGGAGAGCCGAAGACAGGGCCGGCCACCCCTTGA
- a CDS encoding DUF805 domain-containing protein, with protein MTPSWSRQQTSVNSGPVAQAYASPGYGALPEDEDSFSIFKVFGFTLGMLFSFQGRIGRAEYWTIGLIRFVIFIGAAIAYGSTLQPVNGELDSLVFMRGFVETTSGVMFLLLFLALTVCLYSLEVRRLHDRDASGFWLLIMFIPIVGGFYALWLFIANGFFAGTPGHNRFDTGHSQAAVFD; from the coding sequence ATGACGCCGAGCTGGAGCCGCCAGCAGACGTCTGTGAATTCAGGCCCTGTGGCCCAGGCTTACGCCTCTCCCGGATATGGCGCCTTGCCGGAAGACGAGGACAGTTTTTCCATATTCAAGGTGTTCGGATTCACGCTCGGCATGCTGTTCAGCTTCCAGGGCCGTATCGGCCGCGCGGAATACTGGACCATCGGTCTCATTCGTTTCGTGATTTTCATTGGTGCGGCGATCGCCTATGGCAGCACCCTTCAACCGGTCAATGGCGAACTGGATTCCCTTGTTTTCATGCGCGGTTTTGTGGAAACCACGAGCGGTGTGATGTTCCTGCTCCTGTTCCTGGCCCTCACCGTGTGCCTTTATTCGCTTGAGGTCCGGCGTCTGCATGACCGCGACGCCTCGGGCTTCTGGCTGTTGATCATGTTCATTCCGATTGTCGGCGGCTTTTATGCGCTCTGGCTGTTCATCGCCAACGGCTTCTTTGCCGGAACGCCGGGTCACAACCGCTTCGACACCGGCCACAGCCAGGCCGCGGTGTTCGACTGA
- a CDS encoding adenylate/guanylate cyclase domain-containing protein — translation MAREILPPDRSASGGPAPAAPDPGKRQLNAEGRFRFRLPVGVALGLVFSLLLVVICGIIITYMTSADRRIAGRLLDEQGSAVLKGNVAVLEAFFKEQEQLYRSIAVHVTETGTKLNESRLEGYQDLLPKGAKLELTQAGPGANPADLPPSVVWSGFHVQTGFATAVKSAEVNLNNGQVLRGHYPQPVFSALAEAMEWEGRQRAFLLDGRDKAIVVAGLPESDFAATPESPLPTLSSLTTSPLHLIWKDQERAHSMGGSIDGRVFPADNRMFTAIYTDVNAGPAKGWIVGTLYQADEFGAALDQTQIVLYAALVALVVGAVLSFLVGRMLGRPLGRLAHTAVEMRNLDFEAAERLPRSRLAELDDVNQAFNGSIGALNAFAKYVPRQLVSRLIEEGMTSARNIEIKEMTIVFTDLVGFTDMASHMSAAETAAYLNGYFETVSQAIAEREGTIDKFLGDGVMAFWGAPSDQPDHAAKAIAAVKALADRIAAMPDGHMRVRIGVHTGKVVVGDIGSAARMNYTVIGDAVNVAARLQEHGKSVDPGAKVIALVSGETMTHLPEGTSATSLGTVHLRGRTEPLSVFRIA, via the coding sequence ATGGCCCGGGAGATCCTGCCTCCGGACCGGTCTGCGAGCGGGGGACCTGCGCCGGCGGCACCGGATCCCGGGAAAAGGCAACTGAACGCTGAGGGGCGTTTCCGGTTCCGGCTGCCTGTCGGCGTGGCGCTTGGACTGGTGTTTTCCCTGCTGCTGGTCGTCATTTGCGGCATCATCATCACCTATATGACGTCCGCGGACCGCCGCATCGCGGGCCGTTTGCTGGATGAACAGGGGAGCGCCGTCCTAAAAGGCAACGTTGCGGTGCTCGAAGCCTTCTTCAAGGAACAGGAACAGCTCTATCGTTCGATCGCCGTTCACGTGACGGAGACGGGGACAAAGCTGAATGAAAGCCGTCTGGAGGGCTATCAGGACCTCCTGCCCAAGGGGGCGAAGCTCGAGCTGACACAGGCTGGCCCGGGAGCGAACCCGGCCGATCTGCCACCGTCTGTCGTCTGGTCCGGTTTCCATGTTCAGACCGGATTTGCCACTGCCGTCAAGTCAGCGGAAGTGAACCTTAACAATGGTCAGGTCCTGCGGGGTCATTATCCGCAGCCGGTCTTTTCTGCCCTGGCCGAAGCAATGGAGTGGGAAGGCCGGCAAAGGGCGTTCCTTCTCGACGGCCGCGACAAGGCCATCGTGGTGGCCGGCCTGCCGGAGAGTGACTTTGCCGCAACCCCGGAAAGCCCGTTGCCGACGCTCTCCAGCCTGACAACCTCGCCGCTCCATCTGATCTGGAAAGATCAGGAGAGGGCGCATTCAATGGGCGGCTCCATCGACGGCCGGGTTTTTCCGGCCGACAACAGGATGTTCACGGCCATCTATACCGACGTCAACGCCGGCCCCGCAAAAGGCTGGATCGTCGGTACGCTCTACCAGGCGGACGAATTTGGTGCCGCGCTCGACCAGACCCAGATCGTGCTTTATGCGGCGCTGGTCGCGCTGGTGGTCGGCGCGGTCCTGTCCTTTCTTGTCGGACGAATGCTCGGCCGGCCCCTGGGGCGGCTCGCCCACACGGCGGTGGAGATGCGCAATCTTGACTTCGAGGCCGCAGAGCGCTTGCCCAGATCCCGGCTTGCGGAACTGGACGACGTCAATCAGGCCTTCAACGGCTCGATCGGTGCACTCAACGCCTTTGCCAAATACGTGCCCCGGCAGCTGGTCTCCCGATTGATTGAAGAGGGCATGACCAGCGCGCGCAACATCGAGATCAAGGAGATGACCATCGTCTTCACCGATCTAGTCGGCTTTACGGATATGGCCTCTCACATGAGTGCGGCGGAAACGGCGGCCTATCTCAACGGTTATTTCGAGACTGTGTCGCAGGCGATTGCCGAACGGGAAGGCACGATCGACAAGTTCCTGGGTGACGGCGTGATGGCGTTCTGGGGCGCGCCGTCGGATCAGCCCGACCACGCCGCCAAGGCCATTGCCGCGGTAAAGGCGCTTGCCGACCGGATAGCCGCCATGCCGGATGGTCACATGCGCGTGCGCATTGGCGTCCATACCGGGAAGGTCGTCGTTGGCGACATCGGTTCTGCGGCCCGGATGAACTACACGGTGATCGGTGATGCCGTGAATGTCGCCGCCCGCCTGCAGGAACACGGCAAGTCCGTCGACCCGGGCGCGAAGGTGATCGCTCTCGTCAGCGGCGAGACCATGACACACCTGCCGGAGGGGACAAGTGCAACCAGCCTGGGAACGGTGCATCTGCGTGGACGCACGGAGCCGTTATCCGTCTTCAGGATCGCGTGA
- a CDS encoding TRAP transporter large permease: protein MTPFDVGLLMTGVLLVLVIMGVRVAFAAAFTGLVGLIIHFSMKMGFERGFFVALQMAGTIPHSKSVTYALSVLPTFILIGFLAFYAGFTKQLFEAAKRWLGWLPGGMAVGTVFSTAGFAAVSGASVATAAVFARVAIPEMLNAGYSKRLSAAVVAAGGTLASLIPPSAILVIYAILVEQSVGKLLIAGFLPGVFSALIYVGIIVAVSAWRGDAPPVKGYTWMERIESVPGTLPIIAVIAIIFCSFFFGWATPTEAGALGAFVVLMVAFAKGMKTKQLGQALHETAKLTVMIFTLIWGVLVYVRFLGFAGLPEAFKDFIVALEFSPWVVLICILLAYAVLGMFMDAIGMLILTLPVVYPAVMALNGGEGVSAVESAFGMSGEACAIWFGILVVKMAELCLITPPIGLNCFVVSGVRPDIPVQEVFRGCIPFFVADVLTIAGLLAFPSIITILPTLMG from the coding sequence ATGACGCCGTTTGACGTTGGCCTCCTGATGACCGGCGTGTTGCTGGTCCTTGTCATCATGGGCGTGCGCGTTGCGTTTGCCGCCGCCTTTACCGGACTGGTCGGACTGATCATCCATTTCTCCATGAAGATGGGCTTTGAACGCGGGTTCTTTGTCGCCTTGCAGATGGCCGGCACGATCCCGCATTCGAAGTCGGTCACCTACGCCCTGTCGGTTCTGCCGACCTTCATCCTGATCGGTTTCCTGGCGTTCTATGCCGGTTTCACCAAGCAGCTGTTCGAAGCTGCAAAGCGCTGGCTCGGCTGGCTGCCGGGCGGCATGGCCGTTGGGACGGTGTTCTCGACAGCCGGCTTTGCCGCGGTCTCGGGAGCTTCTGTGGCCACAGCCGCCGTCTTTGCCCGGGTCGCCATTCCGGAGATGCTGAATGCAGGCTATTCCAAACGTCTGTCGGCAGCCGTGGTTGCGGCCGGCGGTACTCTGGCCTCGCTGATCCCGCCATCGGCGATTCTCGTGATCTACGCCATCCTGGTGGAGCAATCCGTCGGCAAGCTGTTGATTGCGGGTTTCCTGCCGGGCGTCTTCTCGGCGCTGATCTATGTAGGCATCATCGTGGCGGTCTCTGCCTGGCGCGGCGACGCCCCGCCGGTGAAGGGCTATACCTGGATGGAGCGCATTGAGAGCGTGCCGGGAACGTTGCCGATCATCGCCGTGATTGCGATCATCTTCTGCTCGTTCTTCTTCGGCTGGGCAACCCCCACGGAAGCAGGCGCGCTCGGTGCCTTTGTGGTGCTGATGGTCGCCTTTGCCAAGGGCATGAAGACCAAGCAGCTCGGTCAGGCGCTCCATGAAACGGCCAAACTCACTGTCATGATATTCACCCTGATCTGGGGTGTGCTGGTCTATGTGCGGTTCCTCGGGTTTGCCGGCCTGCCGGAGGCCTTCAAGGACTTCATCGTTGCCTTGGAGTTTTCGCCCTGGGTTGTCCTGATCTGCATCCTTCTGGCCTATGCGGTCCTGGGCATGTTTATGGACGCGATCGGCATGCTGATCCTGACCCTGCCGGTGGTCTATCCGGCGGTGATGGCATTGAATGGCGGCGAAGGGGTCTCGGCGGTCGAAAGTGCCTTCGGCATGTCGGGCGAGGCCTGCGCGATCTGGTTCGGCATTCTGGTGGTCAAGATGGCGGAGCTCTGTCTGATCACGCCACCCATCGGGTTGAACTGCTTCGTGGTGTCGGGTGTGCGGCCGGACATTCCGGTTCAGGAAGTCTTCCGCGGCTGCATCCCGTTCTTTGTCGCGGACGTGCTGACCATCGCCGGTCTGCTCGCCTTCCCGTCGATCATCACGATCCTGCCGACCTTGATGGGATAG
- a CDS encoding glutamate--cysteine ligase yields the protein MARDTVDSTPIETVADLAATLEAGSKPEEQFRIGTEHEKFGFCLKELSPIPYEGDNGVEAVLTGMEKLIGWERIEDAGKIIGLADDHGGGAISIEPGGQFELSGAPLDNLHQTCREANQHLAHVRQVAEPLGVGFLGIGMTPTWSRADMPRMPKSRYDIMTNYMPKVGSLGLDMMYRTSTIQVNLDFSSEADMVKKMRIGLALQPVATAIFANSPFTEGKPNGFKSFRAQIWTDTDADRTGDMPFAFEDGFGFERYVDWALDVPMYFVKRGTTYYDVTDTTFRQFMNGALEGRVPDATPSLGDWNNHLSTLFPDVRLKKYIEMRGADGGPWRRICALPALWVGLLYDKGVMDQAYELIKDWTEEERATLRREVPKHALQTPFRDGTLLSVAKDVLALSQEGLKRRNRLSDGDLDERVHLAPIEEGLASGMSPADVLLQRYNGSWNGDISQVFREYAY from the coding sequence ATGGCCCGCGATACGGTCGATTCCACCCCGATTGAAACGGTTGCGGACCTCGCCGCAACGCTTGAGGCGGGTTCCAAGCCGGAAGAGCAGTTCCGCATCGGCACCGAGCACGAGAAGTTCGGTTTCTGCCTGAAGGAACTGTCACCCATCCCCTATGAGGGCGACAATGGTGTTGAAGCCGTGCTCACCGGCATGGAAAAGCTGATCGGCTGGGAGCGGATCGAGGATGCCGGCAAGATCATCGGTCTTGCGGACGATCATGGCGGCGGCGCCATTTCGATCGAACCGGGCGGCCAGTTCGAATTGTCCGGGGCGCCGCTCGACAACCTGCACCAGACCTGCCGCGAGGCCAACCAGCATCTGGCCCATGTGCGCCAGGTGGCCGAGCCGCTGGGCGTCGGCTTCCTTGGCATCGGCATGACGCCGACCTGGTCGCGCGCCGACATGCCGCGCATGCCGAAATCGCGCTATGACATCATGACCAATTACATGCCCAAGGTCGGCTCGCTCGGCCTGGACATGATGTACCGGACCTCGACCATCCAGGTGAACCTGGACTTCTCGTCCGAGGCCGACATGGTCAAGAAGATGCGCATCGGTCTGGCCCTTCAGCCGGTTGCGACCGCCATCTTCGCCAATTCGCCGTTCACCGAGGGCAAGCCGAACGGCTTCAAGTCGTTCCGGGCGCAGATCTGGACCGATACGGACGCGGACCGCACGGGCGACATGCCTTTTGCCTTTGAAGACGGCTTCGGTTTTGAACGCTATGTCGACTGGGCGCTCGACGTGCCGATGTATTTCGTCAAGCGCGGCACCACTTATTACGACGTCACTGACACCACCTTCCGCCAGTTCATGAATGGTGCGCTTGAAGGCCGGGTGCCGGACGCGACACCGTCGCTTGGCGACTGGAACAACCATCTGTCGACCCTGTTCCCGGATGTGCGGCTGAAGAAATATATCGAGATGCGCGGGGCCGATGGCGGCCCGTGGCGCCGTATCTGTGCCCTGCCGGCGCTTTGGGTCGGCCTGCTTTATGACAAGGGCGTGATGGATCAGGCCTACGAACTGATCAAGGACTGGACCGAGGAAGAGCGCGCGACCCTGCGCCGTGAAGTGCCGAAACACGCGCTTCAGACCCCGTTCCGGGATGGCACGCTTCTGAGCGTTGCCAAGGATGTCTTGGCCCTCTCCCAGGAAGGCCTCAAGCGACGCAACCGTTTGAGCGATGGCGATCTCGACGAACGTGTGCACCTGGCACCGATCGAAGAGGGGCTGGCCTCCGGCATGAGCCCGGCCGACGTGCTTCTGCAGCGTTACAACGGCTCCTGGAACGGCGACATCAGCCAGGTCTTCCGTGAATACGCCTATTAG
- the xseA gene encoding exodeoxyribonuclease VII large subunit, with amino-acid sequence MSESQSNVAEFSVSEISFSIKRTMEDAFGYVRVRGELGRISRPGSGHIYLDLKDDRAVLSGVIWRGVASKLKIQPEQGLEVIATGKITTFPGQSKYQMVIDALEPAGAGALMALLEERKKKLAAEGLFAEERKRRLPPMPKVIGVVTSPTGAVIRDILHRISDRFPIHVLVWPVRVQGETSGAEVANGIRGFNALAEGGPIPRPDLLIVARGGGSIEDLWGFNEEAVVRAAAASEIPLISAVGHETDWTLIDLAADLRAPTPTGAAEIAVPVKAELMAMLDDRSRRLNSGLVRFVTGRRTELRAASAALPAPQDLLALPRQKFDNLANGLERALIVSTRTHRTHFQNLAGRLSPLLLSRLSGKARQDLDQISDRQQRALKVAVGQKRQSFAAQAARLTPSRLVQQTTLGTERLTGLADRLDRAYLARINQESARLDGLQKLLKSLSYKDVLARGYAVVRDDSGHPVRSAAKVASGSALSIELADGTVDAVAMSDSAGPKPVKAKAKKQSTGKTPPVDQGSLF; translated from the coding sequence GTGAGCGAATCCCAGTCCAACGTCGCTGAATTCTCCGTTTCCGAAATCTCCTTTTCCATCAAACGCACGATGGAAGACGCGTTCGGCTACGTGCGCGTGCGCGGGGAACTGGGGCGGATTTCGCGACCAGGATCCGGCCATATCTACCTGGACCTGAAGGATGACCGGGCGGTTCTGTCCGGGGTGATCTGGCGCGGTGTCGCGTCCAAATTGAAGATCCAGCCTGAACAGGGACTGGAAGTGATCGCCACCGGCAAGATCACCACGTTTCCGGGCCAATCCAAATACCAGATGGTGATTGACGCGCTGGAACCTGCCGGTGCCGGCGCCCTGATGGCGCTGTTGGAAGAACGCAAGAAAAAGCTTGCCGCCGAAGGCCTGTTTGCGGAAGAGCGCAAGCGCCGTCTTCCGCCCATGCCGAAGGTGATCGGCGTTGTCACCTCGCCGACCGGCGCCGTCATCCGCGACATCCTGCACCGGATTTCCGACCGGTTTCCGATCCATGTGCTGGTCTGGCCTGTACGTGTCCAGGGCGAAACATCCGGAGCCGAAGTTGCCAACGGCATTCGCGGCTTCAACGCGCTTGCCGAAGGTGGGCCGATCCCGCGGCCGGATCTCCTGATCGTCGCACGTGGCGGCGGCAGCATCGAGGACCTTTGGGGCTTCAACGAAGAGGCCGTGGTGCGCGCGGCGGCGGCCAGCGAGATCCCGCTGATCTCGGCCGTCGGCCACGAGACCGACTGGACGCTGATCGATCTGGCTGCGGACCTGCGCGCTCCGACGCCGACGGGCGCTGCTGAAATCGCCGTTCCGGTGAAGGCCGAGCTGATGGCGATGCTCGACGACCGCTCCCGCCGGCTCAATTCCGGCCTGGTACGCTTTGTCACCGGCCGGCGGACGGAACTGCGGGCCGCCAGCGCCGCCCTGCCGGCGCCACAGGACCTCCTGGCCCTGCCGCGCCAGAAATTCGACAATCTTGCAAATGGCCTGGAACGGGCGCTCATCGTCAGCACGCGCACGCACCGGACCCATTTCCAGAACCTTGCCGGACGGTTGTCGCCGCTCCTTTTGTCCCGCCTGAGCGGCAAGGCCCGACAGGATCTCGACCAGATCAGCGACCGGCAACAGCGCGCTCTCAAGGTTGCTGTCGGCCAGAAGAGGCAGTCTTTTGCAGCTCAGGCCGCGCGGCTGACACCGTCGCGGCTTGTGCAACAGACAACGCTCGGCACCGAACGGCTCACCGGTCTCGCCGACCGGCTCGACCGCGCGTATCTTGCCCGGATCAATCAGGAATCAGCTCGACTGGACGGCCTGCAGAAACTGCTGAAATCACTCTCCTACAAGGACGTCCTGGCGCGCGGGTATGCAGTGGTGCGCGACGACAGCGGCCATCCGGTCCGGTCCGCCGCCAAAGTTGCCTCGGGCTCTGCCCTGTCGATCGAACTGGCGGACGGAACTGTCGATGCGGTTGCCATGAGCGACAGCGCGGGCCCCAAACCGGTCAAGGCGAAGGCGAAAAAACAGTCAACCGGAAAAACACCACCTGTGGATCAGGGCAGCCTGTTCTAG